One region of Deltaproteobacteria bacterium genomic DNA includes:
- a CDS encoding DnaJ domain-containing protein — translation MNYSNSGNIEEPLLIKTFYNISVNRLEGILRAEIGKFKKELYFKNGMLVAGRSNILKETLGRVLFEAGLINQSDYETSLNEVIQNKERQGAVLQKRGLLPININDALKLQLRMRFVYTFTMAGGKFHFREMTLPESLLSSLSLPLFPLVLEGVKTYLPKDIILDFINKNLNKRCIKGHYNYEPSLFQLTQEELNILTKLASNKTLKEIITAFLANNQIRSMIFLFFALEYVMFDNNQAHMQAKQELSQEHKKLLEQLKDKTENLKEKNFYECLGVNQQANKALIKKAYFMLAKEYHPDHYYEYPPEVRDIAAEIFTIITNAYETLFSEEEHAKYDNYLKTGKKNTDDNEADAILRAELQFQKGEVLLKTNDAKGAHDNFKWAVELNPNEGEYIAYLGWSIFKLDPDSEQARSKAIDYIKRGLQLNKEQDSGHYFLGRILKVKGDEGKAMEEFAMAYSLNPSNIDALREIRAYELSKKNQTGVFKKLFKQ, via the coding sequence ATGAATTATAGTAATTCTGGTAATATTGAGGAACCATTACTGATAAAAACATTTTATAATATTTCAGTAAACAGGCTGGAAGGTATTCTGAGGGCTGAAATAGGTAAGTTTAAGAAGGAGTTATACTTTAAGAATGGAATGCTCGTAGCCGGCAGGTCCAACATATTGAAAGAAACACTTGGCAGGGTTTTATTTGAAGCAGGGCTGATAAATCAATCCGATTATGAGACTTCTTTAAACGAGGTAATACAGAATAAGGAACGGCAAGGAGCTGTTTTACAGAAAAGAGGCTTATTGCCCATCAATATTAATGATGCCCTAAAATTACAACTCAGAATGAGGTTTGTTTATACATTCACAATGGCAGGGGGTAAGTTCCATTTTAGAGAAATGACTTTACCGGAAAGTCTTTTATCATCTTTATCATTACCTTTATTCCCGCTTGTCCTGGAGGGTGTAAAAACCTATTTACCAAAAGATATTATATTGGATTTTATAAATAAAAATCTTAACAAGAGATGTATAAAAGGACATTATAACTATGAGCCGTCTTTGTTTCAACTAACACAGGAAGAGCTAAATATACTGACAAAGCTGGCATCAAACAAAACGCTTAAAGAAATTATCACAGCATTCCTTGCAAATAATCAAATAAGAAGCATGATATTTTTATTTTTTGCTCTTGAATATGTAATGTTCGATAATAATCAGGCACATATGCAAGCAAAACAGGAGCTATCGCAGGAGCATAAAAAACTGTTGGAACAATTGAAAGACAAAACCGAAAATTTAAAAGAAAAAAACTTTTACGAGTGTCTTGGTGTTAATCAACAGGCAAATAAGGCTTTAATAAAAAAGGCATATTTCATGCTTGCAAAAGAATATCATCCGGATCATTATTATGAATATCCACCCGAGGTAAGAGATATCGCGGCAGAGATATTTACGATCATTACAAATGCTTATGAAACATTGTTTAGTGAAGAGGAACATGCCAAATACGATAATTACCTGAAAACGGGTAAGAAAAATACTGATGATAATGAAGCAGATGCAATACTCAGGGCAGAGTTGCAATTTCAGAAAGGAGAGGTACTTCTTAAAACAAATGATGCGAAAGGTGCTCACGATAATTTTAAATGGGCTGTTGAACTTAATCCCAATGAAGGTGAATATATAGCATATCTTGGATGGTCTATATTCAAACTTGATCCAGATTCTGAACAGGCGAGATCAAAAGCGATCGATTATATAAAAAGAGGGCTGCAATTAAATAAGGAACAGGATTCGGGGCATTATTTTCTTGGAAGGATACTCAAGGTGAAAGGTGATGAGGGTAAAGCAATGGAAGAATTTGCAATGGCGTATAGTCTGAATCCAAGCAACATTGATGCTCTTAGAGAGATAAGGGCTTACGAACTTTCAAAAAAAAATCAGACAGGTGTATTCAAAAAACTTTTTAAGCAATAG
- a CDS encoding heterodisulfide reductase-related iron-sulfur binding cluster, with protein MKSIFVAIALIVSFGYFFYKVVTLARFVMLGKPENRFDQMGKRTWMMLRNAIFQLANFKRPKGDILYAGIMHFMIFWGFMILLLGEIEILIGGLVHGFTFKFLGYPLYNIFIFSQDLMAATVLIAMIMSFARRFIEHPKKLNYHLSSYLILGLITGLMLTLFAMNISNGVNSEEPISKAVNWMLFAGTYISLFHVTQPFSHIAYEIIWWLHVLMLLFFLDFIPNSKHLHLLGAIPNNFFLNLTDKTMQLQPINFEAEGAETFGVSKFEELTWKQLLDGLACTECGRCTDDCPAANTGKILSPREIILNIKDNMKENGPMVLKLKEGEKLQDAQRVQLIADEAVGEERMAFKKEHPSEHNTATSISPQELWACTTCGACQEICPVENEHIRDIIDMRRYLVMTESKMPQELAKTLRNNDTNGNPWGLGADARLDWAEGLGVKTMADQPDAEILYWVGCAGAYDDRNKKIAIAFVKLMQAAGVKFSVLGTEETCCGDWVRRAGNEYSFQALAKQNIETLNKYKVKKIVTACPHGYYTLKHDYPEFGGNYEVIHHSQFINRLINEGRLKPTKSMEKTVTYHDSCYLGRHNNIYSEPRDVVIAVPQVKMIEMKRSHSNSFCCGAGGARMWLEEKEGDRINRVRTAEALSLNPDIIATACPFCMTMIDDGVKDKGVEDNVKVLDIAEIAQRAL; from the coding sequence ATGAAATCGATATTTGTAGCCATAGCTTTGATTGTATCTTTCGGTTATTTCTTCTACAAGGTTGTCACATTGGCCAGATTTGTTATGCTTGGCAAACCGGAGAACAGATTTGATCAAATGGGCAAGAGGACATGGATGATGTTAAGAAATGCGATCTTTCAGCTTGCCAATTTCAAGCGTCCTAAAGGCGACATACTCTATGCCGGCATAATGCATTTCATGATCTTCTGGGGCTTTATGATCCTGCTGCTAGGAGAGATAGAGATACTCATTGGAGGACTGGTACACGGGTTTACCTTTAAGTTCTTAGGTTATCCGCTTTACAACATATTCATCTTCTCACAAGATCTTATGGCAGCAACAGTCCTAATTGCCATGATAATGTCGTTTGCAAGAAGGTTTATAGAACATCCAAAAAAACTAAACTATCATCTAAGCTCTTACTTAATACTTGGACTCATAACCGGGCTTATGCTTACACTTTTTGCAATGAATATAAGCAACGGGGTAAACTCCGAAGAGCCAATATCCAAAGCCGTGAACTGGATGCTATTTGCCGGTACATATATAAGTCTTTTTCATGTTACACAACCCTTTTCCCATATAGCCTATGAGATAATATGGTGGCTCCATGTACTCATGCTTTTATTCTTTCTTGATTTTATCCCGAATTCAAAACACCTGCATCTTCTCGGTGCAATACCAAACAACTTCTTTCTGAATCTTACAGATAAAACAATGCAGCTCCAGCCCATAAACTTCGAGGCAGAGGGTGCCGAGACCTTCGGTGTCTCGAAGTTTGAAGAATTAACATGGAAACAACTGCTTGACGGGCTAGCATGTACGGAGTGCGGCAGATGCACGGATGATTGTCCAGCAGCAAACACGGGCAAGATCTTATCACCAAGGGAAATCATTCTTAACATCAAGGATAATATGAAGGAAAATGGACCGATGGTTCTGAAGTTAAAAGAAGGTGAAAAACTTCAGGATGCTCAAAGAGTCCAGCTCATAGCAGATGAGGCAGTTGGCGAGGAGCGCATGGCTTTCAAAAAAGAGCATCCTTCAGAGCATAATACAGCCACATCTATCTCTCCCCAGGAACTATGGGCTTGTACGACATGTGGTGCATGTCAGGAGATCTGTCCTGTTGAGAACGAACATATAAGAGACATTATTGATATGAGAAGGTACCTTGTCATGACAGAGAGCAAGATGCCACAGGAGCTTGCAAAAACATTAAGGAATAATGATACCAACGGCAATCCATGGGGGCTTGGCGCTGATGCAAGGCTTGATTGGGCAGAGGGACTCGGCGTTAAAACTATGGCAGATCAACCGGATGCGGAGATCCTTTACTGGGTTGGGTGTGCGGGAGCTTATGATGACAGGAACAAAAAAATTGCAATTGCATTCGTTAAGCTCATGCAAGCAGCCGGCGTTAAATTTTCCGTTCTTGGTACAGAAGAGACATGTTGCGGAGACTGGGTAAGAAGGGCGGGCAATGAGTACTCGTTTCAGGCACTTGCAAAGCAAAACATAGAAACACTGAATAAGTACAAAGTGAAAAAGATTGTAACGGCATGTCCGCATGGATATTATACACTCAAGCACGATTATCCCGAATTCGGCGGTAATTATGAAGTTATACATCACTCACAATTCATAAATCGGCTTATAAACGAAGGCAGGCTTAAACCAACAAAGTCCATGGAAAAGACCGTTACATACCATGACTCCTGCTATCTCGGCAGGCACAATAACATATACTCAGAACCGCGTGATGTTGTAATCGCTGTTCCGCAGGTAAAGATGATCGAAATGAAACGTAGTCATTCAAACAGCTTCTGCTGCGGCGCCGGAGGTGCAAGAATGTGGCTTGAAGAAAAAGAAGGCGATCGTATAAATAGAGTAAGAACTGCTGAGGCACTTTCCCTTAATCCCGATATTATAGCAACAGCATGCCCATTCTGTATGACTATGATTGATGATGGTGTTAAGGATAAAGGTGTAGAAGATAATGTAAAAGTGCTTGATATCGCAGAAATAGCGCAACGGGCATTGTAA
- a CDS encoding electron transfer flavoprotein subunit alpha/FixB family protein, producing the protein MGNVIVICEQKNGDIIKNSLSGVKAGIEASKAINAKAYLLFMGHGIDKLKDSASHYGADGIILVDDPALKDYTAEAYAIAAIEAIKQYSPGLVLSTISAFSKELLPRLAVKLNAGMASDILSITYDGGKISGFTRSMWAGSIIADVAVESEPIIATIRGTAFEHAQNTDKTSEVKNVQVKIDPQLLKAKFIETIEHKSTRPQLTEAPAIVSGGRGVKGPEGFKSIEQLADLLGAAVGASRAAVDAGWVPNDLQIGQTGKIVAPALYIAVGISGAIQHLAGMKDSKTIVAINKDPDAPIFQVADYGLVADFSKAIPELIAEIKKVK; encoded by the coding sequence ATGGGAAATGTAATCGTAATCTGTGAACAGAAAAACGGAGACATTATAAAAAACAGTCTCTCAGGGGTAAAAGCCGGTATTGAAGCTTCTAAAGCAATAAATGCCAAAGCGTATCTACTTTTTATGGGGCATGGCATTGATAAGCTAAAAGATAGTGCATCGCATTATGGCGCGGATGGAATAATACTTGTTGATGACCCTGCACTCAAAGATTATACAGCAGAAGCATATGCCATTGCGGCAATAGAGGCTATAAAACAGTATTCTCCAGGCCTTGTACTTTCAACCATATCCGCATTTTCAAAGGAACTCCTGCCAAGACTTGCAGTAAAATTAAATGCAGGAATGGCATCGGATATACTATCGATAACTTATGATGGCGGAAAGATTTCCGGATTCACTAGATCTATGTGGGCTGGAAGTATTATTGCTGATGTTGCTGTAGAAAGCGAACCTATAATTGCAACTATAAGGGGAACGGCTTTTGAGCATGCACAAAATACTGATAAAACATCTGAGGTAAAAAATGTGCAGGTTAAAATCGATCCTCAGTTATTAAAGGCAAAGTTTATAGAAACAATAGAGCACAAATCTACAAGACCTCAATTAACAGAAGCCCCTGCAATAGTGTCTGGCGGAAGAGGAGTAAAGGGGCCTGAAGGCTTTAAGTCGATAGAACAACTCGCCGATCTGCTTGGTGCTGCAGTAGGGGCATCAAGAGCTGCAGTTGATGCAGGTTGGGTTCCGAATGACCTTCAAATAGGACAAACAGGGAAGATTGTTGCACCTGCCCTTTACATAGCTGTTGGTATTTCAGGCGCAATTCAACACCTTGCCGGTATGAAGGATTCCAAAACTATTGTAGCCATAAACAAGGACCCCGATGCACCCATATTTCAGGTAGCAGACTATGGGCTTGTTGCCGATTTCTCAAAGGCAATACCTGAATTGATAGCAGAGATCAAGAAGGTAAAATAA
- a CDS encoding electron transfer flavoprotein subunit beta/FixA family protein: protein MKILATVKRVTDPEAKLKLKPDGTWIQTEGVKFVVNPFDEIAVEEGLRIKEKHTGEVVVVSIGGKEVTEQLRAALAMGADRGIFVNYSGNYDSMDIANILSKIAQQENPDIFILGKQAVDDDMGQVGYMLAELLSYPQAAFASKLEFSDDKKKIKVTREIDGGLEIKEVEIPCVITADLRLNTPRYASLPNIMKAKQKPVKELSLNDLGISVKPHIIIKKLSEPPKRKGGVKVESVQDLVSKLKNEAKVI from the coding sequence GTGAAGATTCTTGCAACAGTAAAAAGGGTAACAGATCCGGAGGCAAAGCTTAAATTAAAACCGGATGGCACATGGATCCAAACCGAAGGTGTAAAATTTGTTGTAAATCCATTCGACGAAATCGCTGTAGAAGAAGGCTTAAGAATCAAGGAAAAACATACGGGCGAGGTAGTAGTAGTATCTATAGGCGGTAAAGAAGTAACAGAACAGCTAAGAGCTGCCCTTGCCATGGGAGCTGACAGAGGTATTTTTGTAAACTATTCTGGAAATTATGATTCAATGGATATCGCAAATATACTTTCAAAGATAGCCCAGCAAGAAAACCCGGATATCTTTATACTCGGGAAACAAGCAGTAGATGACGATATGGGACAGGTAGGTTATATGCTTGCAGAATTATTATCCTACCCGCAGGCCGCTTTTGCATCCAAACTGGAGTTCTCTGATGACAAGAAAAAAATAAAAGTGACAAGGGAAATTGATGGCGGCCTTGAAATAAAAGAGGTAGAAATACCATGTGTAATTACAGCGGACCTAAGGTTAAACACTCCGCGGTATGCCTCTTTACCAAACATAATGAAGGCAAAACAGAAACCAGTAAAAGAATTATCTTTAAACGATCTCGGTATAAGTGTAAAACCGCATATCATCATTAAAAAACTTTCAGAGCCGCCAAAAAGGAAAGGTGGGGTAAAGGTTGAATCTGTACAGGATCTCGTTAGCAAACTAAAGAATGAAGCAAAGGTCATATAA
- a CDS encoding branched-chain amino acid transaminase: MIQKTDYIWMDGKFVKWEDAKIHVLTHSLHYGVAPFEGIRAYKTVNGKSTVFRIDSHVKRFFDSAHIMLMDYPFTQEQIKDAIVKTLQKNKLKEGYIRPIAFIGYGDMGLYVEDNPIHIVIAVWPWGAYLGEEGLLNGIRARISSYARYNVNAVMSKAKISGAYMNSILAKKEAKLNGYDETILLDQDGYVAEGSGENIFIVKNGVIKTPPLTSILPGITRETIIQLAKESGIPVEEERFTRDELYIADGVFLTGTAAEITPVREVDDRRIGDGKPCKIFQLLQKKFFNIVKGRDKKHKNWLFYYTA; this comes from the coding sequence ATGATACAAAAAACCGATTATATTTGGATGGACGGCAAATTTGTAAAATGGGAGGATGCAAAGATTCATGTGTTGACACACTCATTGCACTATGGAGTTGCACCATTTGAGGGTATAAGAGCCTATAAAACGGTTAATGGCAAATCAACGGTTTTTAGAATTGATAGCCACGTAAAAAGATTTTTTGATTCAGCACATATAATGCTTATGGATTATCCGTTCACGCAGGAGCAGATAAAGGACGCTATCGTAAAAACTTTACAGAAGAACAAGTTAAAAGAGGGTTATATAAGGCCCATAGCATTTATAGGTTACGGCGATATGGGTTTGTACGTGGAAGATAATCCAATACATATCGTAATAGCTGTATGGCCATGGGGCGCGTATCTTGGCGAAGAAGGGCTTCTGAACGGCATTAGGGCAAGGATATCCTCTTATGCGCGGTATAACGTTAATGCTGTAATGAGCAAGGCTAAAATAAGTGGAGCGTACATGAACTCTATACTTGCTAAAAAAGAAGCTAAACTGAATGGTTATGATGAAACCATACTTCTTGATCAAGACGGCTATGTTGCAGAGGGCAGCGGTGAGAATATTTTTATTGTTAAAAATGGTGTTATTAAAACTCCACCGCTTACATCAATATTACCCGGTATTACCCGTGAAACAATCATACAGCTTGCAAAAGAGTCCGGTATCCCTGTTGAAGAAGAAAGATTTACGAGGGATGAACTTTACATAGCAGATGGTGTATTCCTCACCGGGACAGCAGCAGAAATTACACCTGTAAGGGAAGTTGATGACAGAAGAATAGGCGACGGTAAACCATGCAAGATCTTTCAATTACTGCAAAAAAAATTCTTCAATATAGTAAAAGGCAGAGATAAAAAGCATAAAAACTGGCTTTTCTATTATACTGCATGA
- a CDS encoding TrkA family potassium uptake protein has product MTIPKNIYRYLITLIIIIAIGTAGFMYLEQFSFVEAAYTTIVILSTVGYSGGARRLDPKGEIFAVFMIVIGIGFVTYSAGGLFRAIIEGELRETIGRNKVIKAIEQLKDHYILCGLGRIGTTVAKVLKNNNVSFIAIDRDASILGMTEQNEYLFIQGDGTDEEVLKKAGIDKARGLIAVMANDADNVYTVLTARDMNSSLFIISRAGDSSSISKLYKAGANRVISPYIIGGEKIAHSVIKPNVIDFMELAIDKSNIDLKIEELSIDKTSTLNGKTLEESKIRQLFDIIIIAVRKPDGQFMYNPASQFAISSGDILIAIGRAQTLEKLEQITSPQRPTK; this is encoded by the coding sequence ATGACCATTCCTAAGAACATTTATAGGTACTTAATAACACTTATTATTATAATTGCTATTGGGACCGCGGGATTCATGTATCTTGAGCAGTTTAGCTTTGTAGAGGCGGCGTACACAACCATCGTAATCTTGAGTACTGTCGGGTATAGTGGAGGGGCAAGGCGATTGGATCCAAAAGGTGAGATATTTGCTGTTTTCATGATTGTTATAGGCATAGGTTTTGTTACATACAGTGCCGGCGGATTATTCAGGGCTATAATAGAAGGTGAATTAAGGGAAACCATAGGGAGGAATAAAGTGATAAAGGCAATAGAACAACTAAAGGATCATTACATACTATGCGGTCTTGGACGAATAGGTACCACCGTGGCTAAGGTGTTGAAGAATAATAATGTTTCATTTATTGCAATAGATCGTGATGCAAGTATTTTAGGCATGACAGAACAGAATGAATACTTATTTATTCAAGGTGATGGAACAGACGAAGAAGTTTTAAAAAAGGCAGGCATAGATAAGGCAAGAGGTCTTATAGCAGTTATGGCAAATGATGCAGACAATGTTTATACAGTTCTGACAGCAAGGGATATGAATTCTTCACTTTTTATAATATCAAGGGCCGGTGATAGTTCTTCAATCTCAAAGTTATATAAGGCTGGTGCTAATAGAGTAATATCCCCATACATCATAGGTGGTGAAAAAATAGCACATAGTGTAATAAAACCGAATGTGATTGATTTTATGGAGCTTGCCATTGATAAATCAAATATTGATCTTAAAATAGAAGAACTTTCTATAGATAAAACTTCTACGTTGAATGGTAAAACACTCGAAGAGTCAAAAATAAGACAGCTTTTTGATATTATTATTATTGCTGTAAGAAAACCTGATGGGCAATTTATGTACAATCCCGCTTCACAATTTGCTATCAGTAGCGGAGATATTCTTATAGCCATTGGCAGGGCGCAGACTCTTGAAAAATTGGAACAGATCACTTCTCCTCAAAGGCCAACAAAGTAA
- a CDS encoding TetR family transcriptional regulator has product MKKNIRQNNDKNDKHEQILRAAIKTFARKGFYNTRISDIAKEANVADGTIYLYFKNKDILLVSLFEESMNQIIQMVQERLSTINDPIEQLRTFIKIHFELIKKDKFLAEVISVELRQSNKFIKEYKNIKFKEYLNIISGIIRDAQAKGLVARHLMPGIMKRIIFGALDELTLIWVLAGDSKYTIEKLSNDATEVLINGIAIKK; this is encoded by the coding sequence ATGAAAAAAAATATAAGACAAAATAACGATAAGAATGATAAGCACGAACAAATATTGAGGGCCGCCATTAAAACCTTCGCAAGAAAAGGATTTTACAATACCCGCATATCAGACATTGCAAAAGAAGCCAATGTAGCCGATGGCACAATATATCTTTATTTTAAGAACAAGGATATACTTCTTGTATCCCTTTTTGAAGAAAGCATGAATCAGATTATTCAAATGGTACAAGAAAGGCTTTCCACTATAAACGATCCGATCGAACAATTACGCACCTTTATAAAAATTCATTTTGAACTAATAAAAAAAGACAAATTCCTTGCAGAGGTCATATCCGTTGAGTTAAGACAGAGTAATAAGTTCATAAAGGAATACAAGAATATAAAATTCAAAGAATACCTGAATATTATATCCGGCATTATAAGGGATGCTCAGGCAAAAGGGTTGGTAGCAAGACATTTGATGCCCGGTATTATGAAAAGGATAATATTCGGTGCACTTGATGAACTTACCTTGATCTGGGTTCTTGCAGGCGACTCTAAGTACACTATAGAAAAATTAAGCAATGATGCCACAGAAGTTTTGATTAACGGCATAGCTATAAAAAAATAA
- a CDS encoding HU family DNA-binding protein, producing the protein MTKADLVKKLADEAEIAKSKAEQVLNAFISQVTNILKKGDKLTLPGFGTFRVIKRAARKGINPQTKAEIKIPARKVPKFKAGSGLKKVVK; encoded by the coding sequence ATGACAAAGGCAGATTTAGTAAAGAAACTCGCTGACGAAGCAGAAATTGCTAAGTCAAAAGCAGAACAGGTTTTAAACGCTTTTATCTCACAGGTAACAAATATATTAAAAAAGGGTGATAAGTTAACATTACCCGGATTTGGTACCTTTAGGGTAATTAAGCGTGCAGCAAGGAAAGGTATTAATCCTCAAACAAAGGCTGAAATCAAAATACCCGCGAGGAAAGTTCCAAAATTTAAAGCCGGATCTGGTCTGAAAAAGGTAGTAAAGTAA
- a CDS encoding ATP-binding protein, translating to MPLFNSLKVAYLKNWQRWGINARYVVYIFAAILLLYYFKAHPGIYLYIIGFGLLLLIINFLIDRVIFYPPIKYALFISTIILDTVLIGFAVLITGGSKSPFFLLSFIQLILISLLGNLIIDVFFFGLNIVSYVIGVYLYGSLKSGSFVFIDKIISRTIVTTEPNRYDFILTTFVIFTIIVGIQFYVAERLKKNELAILREKNRLDFLLNVSESFRKLEPLDSFLYNITRMVRHSFGYSYNGIGLLNDNKTELTMYSYSPRKGVERVNNILGIELSKIRFIMSSGENYVAKAVKERASFIINDERLLFVDTIPSFQKEQAKAIQELTGTKTFILIPIIAVGDVIGVFEVESKNEQVEQDDIILLEKFVSQIGISILNNKLYSKTLMQKKEIENQYQGRNHVFSELQKAYSKLENFTSELELSKKKLEEMKGILYHTDKLASIGQVIASVTHQLSNPISVISGQSELLLRELDHDGITTGKDKIEKIINGTNKLNSFVKKLMLSIRQTKQEISLVNLNDLIKSIVMLWEYEFKTRGIELVIKLFVDLPQIEGISDALEQMIVNLISNARDAMEGKNGRVTIATRIFDKENVEVEVSDEGIGITDEDLSKIFNPFFTTKPSGKGTGLGMVIVMNAVQEHHGRILLKTKLNIGTTFTIILPIVHKKDL from the coding sequence ATGCCATTATTTAATTCCTTGAAGGTAGCATACTTAAAAAACTGGCAGAGGTGGGGTATCAATGCCCGCTATGTAGTTTATATCTTTGCTGCTATTCTTTTACTTTATTATTTCAAAGCTCACCCGGGCATATATCTTTACATAATCGGCTTTGGGTTATTACTGTTGATTATAAACTTCTTAATAGATCGTGTAATCTTTTACCCTCCTATCAAGTATGCTCTTTTTATATCTACCATAATACTGGATACAGTTTTAATTGGGTTCGCGGTTTTAATCACCGGCGGGTCTAAAAGCCCCTTTTTTTTATTATCTTTTATTCAACTAATTCTCATAAGTTTACTAGGTAACCTCATTATTGATGTATTTTTTTTTGGTCTCAATATCGTTTCTTATGTTATCGGAGTATACTTATACGGATCACTTAAAAGCGGAAGTTTTGTATTTATAGATAAAATTATTTCACGTACTATTGTTACTACGGAACCAAACAGGTATGATTTCATTTTAACGACTTTTGTAATATTTACCATAATAGTCGGCATTCAGTTTTATGTAGCGGAGAGACTTAAAAAAAACGAATTAGCTATATTGAGAGAAAAAAATAGGTTAGATTTTCTGTTAAACGTGTCGGAAAGCTTCAGAAAGCTTGAGCCTCTCGACTCATTTTTATACAATATAACCAGAATGGTAAGGCATTCCTTTGGATACAGTTATAACGGTATCGGACTTTTGAATGATAATAAAACAGAGCTGACCATGTACAGCTATTCACCACGGAAAGGTGTTGAACGTGTAAATAATATTCTTGGCATAGAACTTTCCAAGATAAGATTTATAATGAGCAGCGGGGAAAATTATGTTGCTAAAGCAGTAAAAGAAAGGGCAAGCTTTATCATTAACGATGAGAGATTATTGTTTGTAGACACTATTCCATCTTTTCAGAAAGAACAGGCAAAAGCTATCCAGGAATTAACAGGAACTAAAACCTTCATACTTATTCCTATTATAGCAGTTGGAGATGTGATAGGTGTGTTTGAGGTTGAATCAAAAAATGAACAGGTGGAGCAAGACGATATTATTCTGTTAGAAAAATTTGTTTCTCAAATAGGCATAAGCATTTTAAACAATAAACTGTACTCTAAAACATTAATGCAGAAAAAAGAAATAGAGAACCAGTATCAGGGCAGGAATCATGTTTTTAGTGAACTTCAAAAGGCATATTCAAAGCTTGAGAATTTTACATCTGAGCTTGAACTGTCAAAAAAGAAACTTGAAGAAATGAAGGGTATACTTTATCACACGGATAAACTCGCAAGCATAGGGCAGGTTATAGCAAGTGTTACACACCAATTAAGTAATCCGATATCCGTAATATCCGGGCAGAGTGAGTTATTACTGAGAGAACTTGATCATGATGGAATAACAACAGGCAAGGATAAGATAGAGAAGATTATTAACGGAACTAATAAACTTAATTCTTTTGTTAAAAAACTAATGCTTTCCATAAGACAGACAAAACAAGAAATTTCTTTGGTTAATCTTAATGATTTAATCAAGTCAATCGTGATGTTATGGGAATACGAATTCAAAACACGCGGTATTGAGCTTGTCATAAAATTATTTGTTGATCTGCCTCAAATAGAAGGGATTTCGGATGCACTGGAACAAATGATCGTAAATCTTATTTCAAATGCAAGGGATGCAATGGAAGGTAAAAATGGTAGGGTGACAATAGCCACAAGGATCTTTGACAAGGAAAATGTTGAGGTTGAAGTATCAGATGAGGGTATCGGCATAACGGATGAAGATCTTTCGAAAATATTCAATCCATTCTTTACGACAAAGCCTTCCGGCAAGGGCACAGGCCTTGGCATGGTAATTGTTATGAACGCGGTACAGGAACATCACGGCAGGATACTGCTCAAAACAAAATTGAATATCGGCACGACATTTACTATAATATTACCGATAGTGCACAAAAAAGATTTATGA